GGCGTCGCGATGACCCTGTTCCTGCGCGATGCGAAGAGGCTCGGCCGGGACATTCCGGGCAATGCCCGCGTGATCGCGGCCGACGTGCTCGACGGCGCCATGCTGAAGGCGGCGGTGACCGGGCAGGACATCGTCTATGCGAATCTTGCAGGCGATATCGATCTGCAGGCAGCCGCGATCATTGCCGCCATGAAGGAGACCGGTACGGAAAAGCTGGTCTTCTGCACGACGCTGGGCATCTACGACGAGGTGCCCGGCAAGTTCGGCGAGTGGAACAACCGCGAAATCGGCGATTATCTTCCGCCCTATCGCAAGGCCGCCGACCTGATCGAGGCCTCCGGGCTGGATTATGCGATCCTGCGCCCGGCATGGCTGACCGATGCGGAAGAGGTGGATTTCGAACTCACTGAACGCAACGAACCGTTCAAGGGAACGGAAGTGTCGCGCAGGAGCGTCGCGGCCGTGGTCGTCCAGCTTGCCGAGGCGTCCGGCCCTCTCGGCAATCGCAATATCGGCATCAACAAGCCCGGAACGGATGGCGGCAAGCCCGCCTTCATGTGACCTCGCCCGAAGCGATCCGGCCACCAGTCAATCGGAATTGACGAAAGAGGAGACTGCATCATGGAAACCGTGAAAATCCGCAACCGCGACATGTCCTGGGACATCGCCGCCGATATCCATTTTCCGCCGGACTTCGACAGGTCGAAGACCTATCCGGCCATCATCAGCGCCCATCCGATCGGGAGCTGCAAGGACCAGACCTCGGGCAATGTCTATGGCATTGCACTGGCAAGGAAGGCTTCGTCGTCATCGCCTTCGATGCCAGCTTCCAGGGGGCGAGCGGGGAGAGCCGCGCTTCATCGAGGACCCGACCCTGCGCGTCGAGGATTTTCGCCACGTCACCGACTATCTGGTGACGCTGCCCTATGTCGATGAGAACCGCATCGGCGTGCTCGGTATCTGCGGCGGCGGCGGCTATTCGATCAATGCCGCGATGACCGAACGGCGCATCAAGGCCGTCGGGACCGTCACGGGCGCAAACTACGGCCGGCTGATGCGTGAAGGCTTCACCGGCTACGATCCGATCGGTGCGCTGGAAGCGATGGCCAGGCAGCGCACGGCCGAGGCCCGCGGCGCGGAGTTCAAGGTCGACGACCTGTTGCCGCCGTCGCCGGCAGAGGCCCGACGCCTCGGCTCACGGATCGGGATCCCCTGGAGGCGACCGAATACTATCGCACGCCGCGCGGCCGGCAGCCGAACGGCCTCAATCGCTCGATGCCCTCGCATCAGGCCGCGGCCGTTGGCTGGGATGCCTTCCACCTGGCCGAAGTCCTCCTGACCCAGCCGCTCTGCGTCGTTGTCGGCGATCAGGTCGGCGCCTTTGGCGCCTATCGCGACGGCTGCGAGATCATCGGCCGTGCCGCCTCGAAGAAGAAGGAACTGGTCGTGATCGAGGGCTGGTCGCATTACGACCTCTATGACAAGCCCGAGCCGGTCGGACAGGCGCTCGCAAAACTCATCCCCTTCTACAGGGAAAACCTCTGATCGGGATCGCCTGGGTCTGCGGCCTTATTCTTATCGCAGGCTCAAGAGGCTCAGGCCCCCTCTCGCGAAGAGCATCCGCGATAACCGAGAACGCCGGCAGGTTCTGCCGGCGGCTCGGATAATAGAGGTAGTAGCCTTGAAATTTCGGCGTCCAGTCCTCGAGGACGAGTGTCAGGCGTCCTTCCCTGACATGCTCCTCGACATAGCTCTCGGGCACAAAGGCAATGCCGTATCCCTGCAACGCGGCATTCACCATCTCGTTGTCGGTGTTGAAGGTGAACCGGCCCTCCACCCGCACCCGCACCTCTTCCTCGTTCTTCTCGAATTCCCATGCGTAGAGGCCGCCCACGCGGTCCAGCCGCCGATTGATGCAATCGTGGCGCATCAGTTCCTGCGGCGTGGCCGGTACGGGATGCGCCGTGAAATAGCCCGGCGAGCCGACGGCGACCAGCCGCCAGTCTGGTCCGATCCGGACGGCGATCATGTCCTTCTCGAGGCTCTCGCCAAGGCGCACGCCCGCGTCGAAACCGTCCTGGACGATATCGCGGAACGAGTTGTCGACGCTGAGCTCAGCTTGATGTCGGGATATTCCCCGAGGATCGGCGCGAGCTTGGGCCAGACCCACTCTCCATTGCGTGGTTCGACAGGGTGATCTTGACCGTGCCCGCAGGCTTGTCACGGTAGGCCATCAGGGCTTCGATGTCGGCCTCGATCTCCGAGATGCGCGGTCCGAGCGATTGCTTGAGACGCTCCCCGGCCTCGGTGGTCGACACACTGCGCGTCGTCCGCGTCAGCAGCCGCAGCCCCATCCGGGCTTCCAGTTCCTTGACCGCATAGCTCAGGGTGGATTGCGCAACGCCGAGCTTGGCGGCCGCCCTGGTGAAGCTCCGCTCCTCGGCGACGGCGAGAAAAAGCAGCAGTTCGTTGAAATTTCCGCGGGCCATGCTGGATTCCCTGGTTGATCGGCTTTCTCCATTAATAGCCGAAATCGATAAGTCCATGCAAATTGCGGCAGCTAATCCGCATTATCGAACGGTGCTACTTGTCTCCCGACGAAGCGAGGCAGGCGCTGCGCCCCGATAGGGGCCGGCCATCGTCGGACATGGCGTCCCGGCGCACGGGAATGCCCCAACGGCAACACGCGGCCCTCGCCGGATTCCATGAACAGCCCCTTTTGAAGCGAAACATCGATATGGACACCGCATACGACATGAAAATCGAAACCCGGACGACGCCGTGGAGCGCCGTCATCTGCATGATGCTGACCTCCTTCACGCTCGTCGCCTCCGAGTTCATGCCTGTCAGCCTTCTCACGCCGATCGCGGATGAACTCGCGATCACCGCCGGCCAGGCGGGGCAGGCGATATCGATTTCCGGCTTCTTCGCGGTCTTCACGGCTCTGTTCAGCAACGTCGTGCTCGGCCGTTTCGACCGTCGTCTGGTCGTCCTCGGCTACACCATCGTGCTCGTTGCTTCCGGTCTGATCGTGACGCTCGCGCCGAACTACCTCGTGTTCATGATCGGCCGTGCGCTCATCGGCATATCGATCGGCGGCTACTGGTCGCTGTCGACGGCGATCATCGCCCGCATCGCCTCCACGTCCGACGTGCCGAAGGCGCTTGCCATGCTTCAGGGCGGCAGTGCGCTCGCGGCCGTGATCGCGGCCCCGCTCGGCAGCTTCCTCGGCGGCCTGATCGGCTGGCGCGGCGCGTTCTTCATCGTGGTGCCGATCGGCGCCGCCGCCTTCCTCTGGCAGCTTGCCGTCCTTCCCCGGATGCCGGGCGCCCGGCATGGATCGCTCGGCCGGACGTTCGCCCTCATGGCGAACCGCACCTTCGCACTCGGCATGACCGCGATGATCCTGTTCTTCATGGGGCAGTTCGCACTATCGACCTATCTGCGGCCGTTTCTCGAAGACATCACGCTCCTCGACGTCAACGCGCTCTCGCTTGTCCTTCTCGGGGTCGGTCTTGCGGGTCTCGGCGGCACCTGGTTGATTCCCGGCATTCTGCGCTCCCATATGGGGCACGTCCTGATCGGCTTTCCCGCGTTTCTGGTGATTGTCGCGCTCGCCCTCGTCGGCCTCGGTTCGTTCGCCTTCGCGACGGCGGGCCTGCTGCTTCTCTGGGGATTGTTCACGACTCCTGTTCCGGCGGCATGGACGACATGGATGACCCGGACGATTCCCGATCGTCTTGAGGAAGGCGGAGCGTGGTTCGTCGCACTCATCCAGTTCGCCATCACGTCGGGCGCATTTGCCGGCGGCCTGCTGTTCGATCACGTCGGCTGGTGGAGCCCCTTTGTCCTGACCGCAGTGACGATGGCAGCTTCCGCCCTTGTCGCGTTGGCGGTAGCGCGCCCGTGGGCGCGTCGCGCGATGTTCGCCTAGGAGCGGCATGGCGGCTCCCCACTGAAAGCGGGCGTGTCACGGCTGCGTGCTTCGCGTGAACTCCCGCACTTCCCGCAGGATCCAGTCCCGGAAAATGCGGACCTTCGGGTGGTCCTGATTGCCGATCCTGTAGATCAGGTCGTAGCCCCATTCGACTTCAAGCGTCGCCTGCGGGAAGAGCGATATCAGGCGGCCGGCGGCAAGGTCCTCCGCGACGAGGACGCTCCGGCCGAGCGCGACACCCGCCCCGCGCACGGCAGCGTCGATGGACATGCTGCCGTGGCTGTATCCGGGGCCGCGCCTGCCCGGATAGGGCAGCGCCATCATCGCGAACCACCGTTCCCATGTCGTGTTCATGCCGATCTCGTGGATGAGCTGACATTTCGCCAGATCGTCCATCGCATGGAACCCGCCCATCCTGTCGCGATAGTCAGGGGAGCAGACCGGCGAGACCGTTTCGTTCATGATGCGCTCGGATGCCGCGAAGGCATACTCGCCGTCGCCATAGCGCAGCGCCACGTCGACATGGCCTGCCGCGAAATCCACCGGTGCGTCGGTCACTTCCAGATGGATATCGAGGTCGGGAGAGGTCGCCATCAGGCGGTGAAGGCGCTGCGTCAGCCACTTGCTGGCAAAGGAGACGCTGCAATTCACGACCAGCCGGGACGTGTCGTTCTTCCGGCGCAGTTCCTCCGCCTCACGCGCCAGTTCCGACAGGAGCCGCGTCACCGTGCTGAAGAAAGCCTGTCCCGCGTCGGTCAGCTCGATCCTGCGGGTGAGGCGGCGAAAGAGCGGCACGCCCAGATGATCCTCCAGCGCCTTGATCTGGCGGCTCACGGCGCCGTGGGTCAGGTGGAGCTCCTGCGCCGCGAGCGTCATGCTCAGGCGCCGCCCCGTCGCCTCGAAGGCCCGGAGTGTCTGAAGCGGGGGAAGCTGGTCGGCCATGGTCATATGCGTGATCTGGCATCACGCGTCCTGTGAGAACAAATGGTTTGTCGGGCGGGTAAATCCCGGCCTACACATGACACAGTCGCAAGCGAGTGCCAATCCGCAAGGCCCCCTGGAAGTGTCTCAGAATTCCCCTGACGTAACCGTCGCGCCGCAATCGCTCACCTCGATAGGTTCCCTCTCGATGAAGAGCTTCGGAGCCATGTTCCTGCTGGCGCTGATGTGGGGGCTGTCGATCCCGATCACCAAGCTTGGCCTCGGCAGCATTCCGCCCATGACCCTGACGGCGCTCCGCTTCATGGTCGCCGTGCCGCTGATGATGTTCCTGGCCCGGCGGGAACTGCGGGTTCCCGCAAAGGCGGTTCTTCCCATCATCGGCCTTGGCGTCATGGGCATCACGCTCGGCAACGTTGCGCAGTCCTTCGGCGTACAGGGCACGTCGGCCTCCGTTGCGACCATCCTTTCGGCAACCATCCCGCTGTTCATCGTCATTCTGGCCGCCATCCGCTTCAGGCAGTCGGTGACGCCGCTGCAATGGAGCGGCCTCCTTGCCGCTTTCCTTGGGATCGCCCTCGTCGCCGTCGGCAGTGGACCGGGCGTCGACGACATGTCGAGAACGACGATCTCCGGGGTGGCCCTGATGCTGATCTCGTCCGCCGGCATCGCGGCCTATTACATCTGGAGCGCCGAACTGGCGGAGAAGTACGGCCTGCTGCCCGTCGCGGCATGGAACATGCTCGTCGGGCTCCTGACGGTCCTGCCGCTCGCGGGCTGGGAAATGTCCCGCCAGCCTGTCGGCATCACCGCACAGGCTTTGGCAGCCATCGTCTATCTCGGCGTCGTGGTCACCGTGATCGGGCTGATCCTGTGGCTCTATCTTCTGAAGGCTGTTCCCGCCCGCATCGCTGCGAGCGTGCAATATCTGCAACCCGTATTCGGCATTGGCGCCAGCGCGTTTCTGTTCGGCGACAGGCTCGGCCTGCTGTTCGCCGCGGGTGTGGCGCTTGTTCTCGGCGGCCTCGCACTTGCGGCTTGGGGTAAGCGTGCCGGCGCCCACACATGAAGTTTCATTTCCCCCGCTCGGTTTTTACTCCCCGAGCGACTTGGCCCGCCCCGGTGGCGGGCCTTTTTTCATGAGCCGGTGAAGGTGGCCGGAGCATGGTGCCGCCCCTGCGGGCGCCATCCGGTGGCCATTTGCCGGCCGCCGCGCGGGTGTCAGGGCCTTTCGCCCCTTGCCATGCGCGCCTCGATCTCCTCGATGATCGGCGGCAGGTCGGCGACCGTGTCGATGATGTAGTGGGGACGGTGGCGGCCGAGGGCGGCGCTTGCCTTTTCGCGCAGCGCCTGGCGTTCCCCGTCGGAGAGGGCGGCGAGTTCGTCCGCGGTGACGCCGGCCTCGTTGCCGGAGAGCGCGAGGCCCACCGTCCAGGTGCCGGCTTCCCGGCCCTCGTCGATGCCGACGCCGGTATCGTCCACCTTCACGACGGCAGAGGCCGGCCAGACGTCGAGGTCGAGGAAGCACCTGTACATGTTCATCGGCGTCGGGCGGCCATGCGGCAGGTCGCCGGCGCAGACGAGGTTGTCGGGGGCGTAGCCCTGCTTTTCGGCGAGCGGCAGCACGCGGGCCATGATCGAGCGCGTATAGCCGGTGGTGGAGCCGATCTTCAGGCCGCGCCTGCGTAGCGCCGCGACGGTCTCGACCGTGCCGGGCACGAGGTCGCAATAGTCGCTGACGACCTCCTCGTTGAGCGGCACGAAGATGTCGTAGACGGCCTGGATGTCCTCGGTCGCCGGCGCGCGGCCGTGCTTTTCCGTCCAGGCGGCGCGGATGCGCGGCTGGGCGAGCGCCTCGATATGGTCCCATTTCGGCCGGCCCATCGGCTCGCGGGCCTCCGCGATGGAAACCTCGATGCCGAAGCGGCGGAAGGCCTCGACGAAAACGCCCATCGGCGCGAAGGACCCGAAATCGATGACCGTGCCGGCCCAATCGAAGACGACAGCCTTGAGATGGCTCATGATGTTCTCCTAAGCATAGATATCGGAAATGACCTCCTCGCCGAGCGCGAAGCCCGTCGAGGCGCCGGTGCCGCCCGTGACCATGACGAGGCGGATGTTGTCGGCGGGCCTGTCGACGAGGACGGTCCGGTCGCTGGCCGAGGCATAGGTGCCGACCCAGCGCGCCGTGACGCGCCGGCCCGGCATGTCGAAGATCTCGTCGAAGCCCTTGAGGATCAGGTCGTCGATGCGCTCCTCGGCGAAGGGCTGCGGGGCGTTGCCGTAGACATGGCTGTCGCCGACGACCAGTGAGCCGTCCGAGGACTGCACGGCGATGACATGGATGCCGGCGGCGCGCATCTCGGCGCTGTCGGCGTCGAGCCGGGCGGCGAGCGCGCGGCCTTCCGGCAGGTCGGCGAAGCCCTCGTAGCGGCCGAAGCTGAGGTCCGACATGACGGCGGCGCCGAAGTGGACGGGCGCCGCCGGGGCGATGCGCAGCATCTGCAAGGTGCAGACCTTCAGGCCGTAGGGCGCGATGCGCCCGGGATAGAGCGTCGAGAAATCGTCGCCGGGGCAGACGGCGACCGCCCCGGCATTCAGCATGCCGCGGCTCGTCTCGATGCGCTCGCCGTCGATGCCGGTGACGGCGGTGCTCCAGTGGAAGGAAACGCCGTGCTTCTCTTCCAGCCAGGCGGCGAGCTTCGGGATGGCGTCCTTCGATTCCACCCGCAATTCGTGCGGGCTGTAGAGGGCGCTACGCATGCCGTTTTCGCGAAGCGCCGGCACGTAGTCCAGCGCGTTGCCCGGTGTGATGCTGTGGCAATCGGCGCCCATCGGGGTTTGAGGAAGGCGTCGAGCACGTCCGCGGCTTCCCTGCGATAGGCCGGCATGACGAGGCCGCGATGCACCACCTCGATGCCGGCCTGTCCGGCGATCTCCGCCCAGACATCGCGGGCGCGGCGGGCCCTTGCCCAATGCTCGCCAGCCTTCTGGCCGGAAACGGTGACGAAGCCGAAATTGCGGATCGAGGCGCCGACGGCCCTGGCGTTGCGCTCGACGACGGCGACCCTCTTGCCCTTGCGGGCCGCGGCGAGCGCCGTGCCGAGCCCGACGATGCCGGCGCCGACGACGACGAGATCGAATCCCTGATTGCTGCGCATGGTGGTTTCCCGGTTCAGCGCGTGCGCCAGGTCTGGAGGCGGCGCACCACGGCATCCGCGCCCCAGCCGTGCAGCACCCGGACGACGACATTGGTGTAGAAGATCATCATGCCCATGGCGGCGGCCGGCGCGATGTCGCCGGCATCGTCCATGTTGAGCACGGCGATGGAGGAGAGGGTGGTGGTGGAGGAATAGATGAAGACCACCGCCGAGACCGTCGTCATGGCATTGACGAAGAGGTAGATCCACACCTCCGCCATGGCGGGGAAGCAGACCGGTATGCTGACGCGGCCGAGCGTGCGCCAGAAGGGCTGCTTCAGCGACATGGAGACCGCCTCGAACTCGCCGTCGAGCTGCTTCAGCGCCGTCGCCGCCGTCAGGTGCGGCACGGTATAGAGATGGCTGATCGTGCAGACGACGAGGATCGCCATCGTGCCGTAGATGAAGTTCAGCGGATTGGAAGGGTTGTTGAAGAAGAAGATATAGGCAAGGCCGAGCACCATGCCGGGCACCGCCATGGGGATCATGGCGAGCATCTGCATGATGAGACGCGGCGTCTCGAAATTGCGCGTCTTCTCGACCAGATAGGCGCCGAGGAAGACGATGCCCGCGCCGATGGTCGCGACCAGCACGGCGAGCTGCAGCGAATTGGCATAGGAACGCCAGCCGCCGCCGTCCATGCGGTTGAAGTCGTAGTGCTGCAGGCCGGGCGTCAGGTCGTAGGGCCAGAACCTGGCGAGCGCGGCGAGCTGGCACATGCCGATGATCGAGAGCAGGAACAGCGAGACAACCGCGCAGAAGGCGAAGAAGACGCGGTCGCGGCGCTTGTCCTCCTTCGGCGTATAGGGCATGGCGCGCGCCGTCATCTGCGCCACCTGGCGGCGGCTGACCATGCGGTCGACGACGAAGGCGACGATGGCGGGCAGCAGCAGGACGAGCGAGACGACCGCGCCCATCTGGAAATTCTGCTGGCCGATCACCTGCTTGTAGATGTCGAGCGCCAGCATCGGGAAATCGCCGCCGATCACCTTCGGCACGCCGAAATCGGTGACGACGAGCGTGAAGACCACGAAGAAGGCGGAGATCAGGCCGTAGCGCGCGCCGGGCAGCGTCACGGTGCGGAAGATGCGGAAGGGCGAGGCGCGCAGCACCTCGGCCGCCTCGTAGAGCCGCTGGTCGCTGGCCGAGAGCGCCACGGTCATGATGACGAGCGCATGCGGCAGGGTGAAGAAGACCGAGGCGAGTACGATGCCGAGCGGCCCGTAGATCGGCACGCCGAGGAGGATCGGCGTCAGCACGCCCTGCTTGCCGAAGAGATAGACGAGGCCGATGGCCGGCAGCAGTGAGGGCACGAGCACCGGAATGGAGGCGATGAGCCGGAAGACGCCCTTGCCGCGCATATGGGTGCGCATCAGCCCGTAGGCGAAGGCGAAGGAGAGCGGCGTGACGATGCCGGCGACGAGCATGGCGACGATCAGCGAGTTGAAGATCGACTGGCGAAGGCTCGCCGTGCGGAAGTAGAAGGCGAAGTTGTCGAGCCCGTAGGCCATGGCCGGCTTCATCTGCACGGCGCCGAAATCGGCCTTCGCCACCTCCACGGTCTTGCCGAGCGTCGGCTTGCCGCCGATGACGATGAGGCCGCCGGCGGGCGAGGTGTCGCTGAGGCGCACGGCCTCGATGTCGCGGCGCTCGCGTTGGGAATGATGGCGGCGGGCTCGATGCGGCTGCGCTCGCTCGGCATAAGGTCGGGGTTCTGCACGAAGCCGGATTTCAGCGCCCAGTCGGCCAGCGTGCCCTGCGGCGTCCAGGCGCCGTCCTTGCGGAACTCGACGCTCACCTGTTGCAGCGGGAAGTGGAAGGTCTGCAGGGCCTTCATGCCGACCAGCGACAGCGGCAGCACCAGCGCGACGACGAGATAGAGCATGACGAGGCCGAGGAGGCCCCGCTGGATCAGCTCGTCGCCGGCGAGCTTCGGCCGGATGCGGGTGCGGCGATAGGCGGGGGGAATGACGATGCCGCGGGCGGCTGCGATATCCGGCATGGGTTTCTCTCTGTTCTGGCGCAGTTCCGGACGGAAAACCGCTTCGCACTTTTCCTGGAGCTGCTAGACCGCCTGCGCATAGACGCGGATGCGCTCGCGCGGGATCGCGACGGGCATTTCCTCGCCGGGGCGGAGCTTCAGATTGCGGATGTCGTGCATGGCGACGTCGGCGCGCAGGCTGTTCTCGCCGAGATCGCCGCCGCCGAAGCGGGCGCGGAAGAAGGAGCCGAGGAACTCGCCCTCCTCGATGCGGGCGCGAAAACTGTTCGGCCGGCCGTCGGCGGTGCTGACGACGACATCCTCCGGCCGCACGGCCGCAAGGACGGAACGCTCGCGCTGGCCGGACGTGTCGGCGTCGAATTCGATGCGGCCGATGCGCACGCGGTTGTCGGCGACGATCTCGGCGGGGATGAAGTTCATCTCGCCGACGAAATCGGCGACGAAGGCGCTGGCCGGGTTCTGGTAGATCTCCTCGGGCGTGCCGACCTGCTCGATCTGGCCGCCGCTCATGACGACGATACGGTCGGCCATGGTCAGCGCCTCGTGCTGGTCGTGTGTGACCATGATGGTGGTGACGCCGAGATTGCGCTGGAGATCCTTCATCTCGCGGCGCAGGTGGTTGCGCACCTTGGCGTCGAGCGCGGAAAGCGGCTCGTCGAGGAGGAGGAGCTTCGGCTCGGTCGCCAGCGCCCGGGCGAGCGCCACGCGCTGCTGCTGGCCGCCGGAAAGTTTCGTCGGATGTTTCCTGCCCTGGTCGGGCAGGCCGACGGTGTCGAGCAGCGAAGCGACGCGCCTGTCCATCTCGGCGCGCTTCAGGCCGCGCCCGACGAGGCCATAGGCGACGTTCTGGTTGACCGTGAGGTTGGGGAACAGCGCATAGGACTGGAAGACGATGCCGAAATCGCGCTGCGAGGGCGGCAGGGCCGAGACGTCGCGGCCGTTCATGAAGATCTGCCCCTCGCTCTGGATGTCGAGGCCGGCAATGGCGCGCAAAAGCGTGGTCTTGCCGCAGCCGGACGGGCCGAGGAAGCAGATGAACTCGCCCGGCCAGATATCGAGCGAGACGTCCCGCAGCGCGGAGAAATCGCCGAAGGATTTCGTGACGTGGTCGATCCGCACATGCGGCTGGTGCTTCAGGTTGTCGATCTGCATGAGTTGCCTCTGCCTGTGGAAATGGAAATACGGGAGAAAACCCGCTGCCTGCTCTTCCTGCGGATTTTCCGCGGAGGGTGCGGCAAGGTAAGCCCCTCCCCTTGTGGGGAGGGGCCTTGCGATCAGCCCTTCGGCTCGTTCTTGCTGCCGTAACGCTTTTCCCATTCGGTCAGGATGCGCTCGCGGTTGGAGGCCGACCACTGGAAGTCGTTCTTGATCATCTTCTTGTCGACGTCGGCCGGGAAGTTCTCCACCGGCTGGGCGATGCCCGGAACGGCAAGGATCGCGTAGTTCTGGTTATAGAGCTTCATCGCGTCCTCGGAGATCGAGAAGTCGAGGAGCTTCTTGGCCGCGTCCAGCTTGTCCGTGTCGGCGACGATGGCTGCGGCTTCCGCATCCCAGCCGATGCCTTCTTCCGGAACCACCACCTCGACCGGTGCGCCGCGGGTCTTTTCCTGCGCGCCGCGGAAGTCGAAGGAGATGCCGATGGTCACTTCACCGCGGGCGGCGTCCTTGCAGGGCTTGGAGCCGGAATGCATGTAGCTGGAGATGTTGGCGTCGAGCGCGTCCATGTAGGACCAGCCCTTCTCCTCGCCCATCATCTGCAGCCAGGCGGCGACATCGAGGAAGCCGGTGCCGGAGGAGGCCGGGTTCGGCATGGCGATCATGCCCTTGTATTCCGGCCTGGTGAGGTCGGCCCAGCTCTTCGGCATGGCGGCGCCGGCCTTTTCAAGCTCGACGGTGTTCACGCAGAGCGCCGCAGACCAGGCATCGAGGCCGACCCAGGCCGGCGGATTGGCTTCGTCCCGGAAGCGCGGGTCCAGCTTGTCGGTACCGGCCGGGGCATAGGCTTCCAGCATGCCTTCCTGCTTGAGCAGCAGCAGCGAGGTGGCGGCAAGGCCCCAGACCACGTCGGCCTGCGGGTTTTCCTTCTCGGCGAGCAGCTTGGCGGTGACGACGCCGGTGGAATCGCGGATCCAGTCGATCTTGATGTCCGGGTTCGCCTTCTCGAAGGCGGCCTTGTAGGCCTCGAGCTGCTCGGCCTCGAAGGCGGTGTAGACGGTCAGCCTCGTCTCGGCGAAAGCCGAGCCGGCGGCAAGCGCGGCCAGCGAAAGCGTGGCGGCGAAAAGGTGGTTCTTCATCGGGAGCCCTCTCGAATGTGGGGATTAAGTTCGAGGGAACAGCTAGCCCTGTTATATGACAGGCATATGAAACGCGCTAAATCATAGATTTTGTCTATGATCGATTGATCCGTCGCCGGGAACCGGGCCGCCGGCCAGCCCGTAATGGGCGCGGGCAATGCCGAAAAACGCTTCGACGGCGGCATGTTCGCGGCATTCCGGCAGGCAGACGAGATAATGGCCGATGGAAAGTTCCGGATCGGCCAGCGGCACAACGTCGATATTGCTGTCCGCCTGCACCTCGCCCTCGATGGCGCAGCCGAGCCCGATGCCCGCGGCCGCCGATGCATAGGCGACGTCGAGCGTGGCGACTTCCAGCACGCAGTTGAGCGTGACGCCCGCCTGCCGCGCGGCGAGGTCGAGCGTCGAGCGCGTGCCGGACATCCGGTTCCACAGGACGAGCTTTTCGGGGGCGAGCTGCTGCTGCAGTGTCAGCGCGCTGCCCTGCAGCGCCGGATGCCCCTTGGGGCCGTAGATGACGATGCGGCTGCGCAGGATCTCCTCGCAGAACAGCCGCTCGTCGGCGAGCGGCATGGAGACGGCGGCAAGGTCGAGATCGCCGTTCAGCACGTCGCCGAGCAGGGAAAGCGAGGGGCCTCCTTGCGTGTTGATGTGGATCGCCGGATAGCGCCGCACGAAGGCGGTCAGTGCCGGCATGATCAGGCGATGGGCGGAAAAGCCGACGCCGAGCGTGCCGCGCTCCATGCGCGCTTCGGAATAGAGTGCCTCGTTGACGTCGGCGAGGCATTTCAGCGTGACGCGGATCTTCGCGATCAGCTCCTGCGCCCCGGCCGCGACCTTCACCGTATGCCCCTTGCGCTGGAAGATACGCCGCTTGCAGAGCTGCTCGAAGGCCTGCACCTGCGAGGATACGGTCGGCTGGCTGATGCCC
The Shinella zoogloeoides DNA segment above includes these coding regions:
- a CDS encoding putative 2-aminoethylphosphonate ABC transporter substrate-binding protein; protein product: MKNHLFAATLSLAALAAGSAFAETRLTVYTAFEAEQLEAYKAAFEKANPDIKIDWIRDSTGVVTAKLLAEKENPQADVVWGLAATSLLLLKQEGMLEAYAPAGTDKLDPRFRDEANPPAWVGLDAWSAALCVNTVELEKAGAAMPKSWADLTRPEYKGMIAMPNPASSGTGFLDVAAWLQMMGEEKGWSYMDALDANISSYMHSGSKPCKDAARGEVTIGISFDFRGAQEKTRGAPVEVVVPEEGIGWDAEAAAIVADTDKLDAAKKLLDFSISEDAMKLYNQNYAILAVPGIAQPVENFPADVDKKMIKNDFQWSASNRERILTEWEKRYGSKNEPKG
- a CDS encoding LysR family transcriptional regulator, whose amino-acid sequence is MSVTLAQMKAVEALSRTGKFSAAAEELGISQPTVSSQVQAFEQLCKRRIFQRKGHTVKVAAGAQELIAKIRVTLKCLADVNEALYSEARMERGTLGVGFSAHRLIMPALTAFVRRYPAIHINTQGGPSLSLLGDVLNGDLDLAAVSMPLADERLFCEEILRSRIVIYGPKGHPALQGSALTLQQQLAPEKLVLWNRMSGTRSTLDLAARQAGVTLNCVLEVATLDVAYASAAAGIGLGCAIEGEVQADSNIDVVPLADPELSIGHYLVCLPECREHAAVEAFFGIARAHYGLAGGPVPGDGSIDHRQNL